In Streptomyces sp. NBC_00306, a single genomic region encodes these proteins:
- a CDS encoding DUF1398 family protein — MNHAIKNLEAAMERAAAVRPKVAGFPYLAETLRQYGVTRCRMAVPSNAMLYLTGAGPVTIQGEPLVTGMVNVSRFDRRALLAALRADQAGETTFPEFVQGCWEAGVVWYDVDLDTRTCTYYGADGDSYTETYAAVEV; from the coding sequence ATGAATCACGCGATCAAGAACCTGGAGGCCGCCATGGAGCGTGCAGCTGCTGTACGACCCAAGGTCGCCGGCTTCCCGTACCTGGCCGAGACACTCCGGCAGTACGGGGTCACCCGTTGCCGGATGGCTGTCCCGTCGAATGCGATGCTCTACCTCACCGGAGCCGGTCCGGTCACCATCCAGGGCGAGCCTCTGGTCACGGGCATGGTCAACGTCTCAAGGTTCGACCGCCGAGCGCTCCTTGCAGCGCTGCGCGCGGACCAGGCGGGCGAGACCACCTTCCCCGAGTTCGTCCAGGGCTGCTGGGAGGCCGGCGTGGTCTGGTACGACGTTGACCTGGACACGCGGACCTGCACCTACTACGGGGCCGATGGGGACAGCTACACCGAGACGTACGCCGCAGTCGAAGTCTGA
- a CDS encoding MarR family winged helix-turn-helix transcriptional regulator, with translation MDISSTAWAPGAVRPTSLTIDIQSDNMLASLNHEGACMADEMALLVADIYEAAGLLRRSGEAIAGAEGQTQARWQLLSVVSDSPRSVAQAARRLGITRQGVQRVANDLVREDLAEFRFNPDHRSSPLLSLTPAGQETLRRITTRAAQFHEMLTAGIPPNDIIAARALLRRLMDQMRQHEDGSDSRQTD, from the coding sequence ATGGACATCTCCAGTACGGCGTGGGCGCCGGGCGCGGTTCGCCCGACCTCATTGACAATAGATATACAGAGTGACAACATGTTGGCAAGTTTGAATCACGAGGGAGCGTGCATGGCTGATGAGATGGCCCTGCTGGTGGCTGACATCTACGAGGCGGCAGGTCTGCTGCGCCGGTCAGGGGAGGCCATCGCTGGGGCGGAAGGGCAGACGCAGGCTCGGTGGCAGCTGCTGAGTGTCGTCTCCGACAGCCCGCGGAGCGTGGCGCAGGCGGCCCGACGACTCGGCATCACCCGCCAAGGGGTACAACGTGTCGCCAACGACCTGGTGCGCGAAGACCTGGCGGAATTCCGGTTCAACCCGGATCACCGAAGCTCTCCGCTCCTCTCGCTCACCCCTGCCGGACAGGAAACCCTGCGGAGGATCACGACCCGAGCTGCTCAGTTCCACGAGATGCTCACAGCAGGCATCCCGCCGAACGACATCATCGCTGCTCGCGCACTCCTGCGCCGCCTCATGGATCAGATGCGGCAGCACGAAGACGGAAGCGACTCTCGTCAGACCGACTGA
- a CDS encoding SDR family NAD(P)-dependent oxidoreductase, which translates to MKKSILITGATSGIGRAATIEFASQGYQVFATYRADDHRGELAAIDNVHPIRMDVTDAADLERAYATVAEAVGGDGLYAVLNNAGITYSAPFEYLDEKRAREGGPGGAADRCRARSRPSTSGPSPPCWCADGPPRPFSRSKHHQDHAEPGP; encoded by the coding sequence ATGAAGAAGTCAATCCTGATCACGGGCGCCACATCCGGCATCGGGCGCGCAGCCACAATCGAGTTCGCCTCGCAGGGCTACCAAGTATTCGCCACCTATCGAGCTGACGACCACCGAGGCGAGCTCGCGGCCATCGACAACGTCCACCCCATCCGAATGGACGTGACCGATGCTGCCGATCTTGAGCGGGCGTACGCGACCGTTGCGGAGGCGGTGGGAGGAGACGGGCTCTACGCCGTGCTCAACAACGCCGGCATCACCTACTCGGCCCCGTTCGAGTACCTCGACGAGAAGCGCGCACGTGAAGGAGGGCCAGGCGGCGCAGCAGACCGCTGCCGAGCCAGGTCCCGGCCTTCCACGTCCGGGCCATCACCGCCGTGCTGGTGCGCAGATGGTCCTCCACGGCCCTTTTCACGCAGCAAGCACCACCAGGACCATGCCGAGCCCGGCCCGTGA
- a CDS encoding HD domain-containing protein: MADDLSAVAHFLYEAGTLKATKRTGWWMAGVRDPESVAEHSWRTSLIASIIAKLEGADPARAAFLAVWHDSQETRTGDVNYLGKKYGTAADPQAVTADQTAGMPEVLAETVRDLVAEYEENESAEAVCARDADKLECMLQGIEYLSQGYESAQRWIDNSRARIVTETGQRLADELLKQGPLDWLRTALGETKP; the protein is encoded by the coding sequence GTGGCTGACGACCTGTCCGCGGTCGCACACTTCCTGTACGAGGCAGGGACGTTGAAGGCAACGAAGCGCACCGGTTGGTGGATGGCTGGGGTACGGGACCCCGAGAGTGTCGCAGAGCACTCCTGGCGCACGTCCCTGATCGCCTCGATCATCGCCAAGCTCGAAGGAGCCGACCCGGCCCGCGCAGCATTCTTGGCGGTCTGGCACGACTCCCAGGAGACACGCACCGGCGACGTCAACTACTTGGGAAAGAAGTACGGCACGGCGGCCGACCCCCAGGCTGTCACAGCCGATCAGACCGCCGGCATGCCCGAGGTACTGGCAGAGACCGTGCGGGACCTCGTCGCCGAGTATGAGGAAAACGAAAGCGCCGAAGCAGTCTGCGCCCGCGACGCCGACAAACTGGAATGCATGCTCCAAGGCATCGAGTACCTGTCACAGGGCTATGAAAGCGCGCAGCGTTGGATCGACAACAGCCGCGCCCGCATCGTCACAGAGACCGGACAACGCCTCGCCGACGAACTCCTGAAACAGGGCCCGCTCGACTGGCTGCGCACCGCTCTCGGAGAAACAAAGCCGTGA
- a CDS encoding helix-turn-helix transcriptional regulator: MTSTSHSALTGGRGNTSRPRSGVISRYVFRLIREQLGHTQDALAEAFNISPDTVAGWESGRRPLTAVPVGQMLVHRHRLMQLGTGPALLLALERAMEADVLLATALDDDISLFDSPLGVWVMQRELVEVLAWPLSGTAPTPLRNLPTAPRRRRGPVPDQPELQAEERRRFFSRMRRTAEQAREGTQFLLRRQALYMAGYDDASDTTQWLVHQQRTERPDDWLTRWLNSRSAAAVAARQGDRDRISHFIASTLDDDEAGEAANLNYWAYWIGEAPHVQLDDSFIATNVGPWQGDRLLQHLVGGLTPAHGFFDLNVHTLWSLLTVRPNLLRSGPRFSCALRDRLPVMLDSPEISRRARRELEGIRYAIRLAEA, from the coding sequence ATGACCAGCACCTCGCATTCCGCCCTGACCGGTGGTAGGGGCAACACGTCCCGGCCGCGCAGTGGCGTCATCTCGCGGTACGTTTTCCGGCTTATCCGCGAGCAGCTCGGCCACACCCAGGACGCCCTGGCCGAGGCCTTCAACATCTCGCCCGACACCGTTGCAGGGTGGGAGTCCGGCCGTCGGCCGCTGACCGCCGTGCCCGTCGGGCAGATGCTCGTCCACCGTCACCGACTCATGCAGCTCGGAACCGGCCCCGCCCTCCTTTTGGCCTTGGAGCGGGCGATGGAGGCGGACGTGCTGCTCGCCACCGCTCTCGACGATGACATCTCGTTGTTCGACAGCCCCCTCGGCGTCTGGGTGATGCAGCGCGAGCTGGTCGAGGTCCTCGCATGGCCACTCAGCGGGACGGCGCCCACCCCGCTGCGGAATCTGCCCACGGCGCCGCGGCGGCGGCGAGGCCCTGTCCCCGACCAGCCCGAACTGCAGGCCGAGGAACGCCGCCGCTTTTTCTCCCGCATGCGCCGCACTGCCGAGCAGGCCCGCGAAGGCACCCAGTTTCTCCTGCGCCGCCAGGCCCTCTACATGGCCGGCTACGACGACGCCTCGGACACAACGCAGTGGCTGGTCCACCAGCAGCGCACCGAGCGGCCCGATGACTGGCTAACCCGCTGGCTCAACTCCCGTTCGGCCGCCGCCGTCGCTGCCCGTCAGGGTGACCGCGACCGCATCAGCCACTTCATCGCCAGCACACTCGACGATGACGAGGCCGGCGAAGCCGCGAATTTGAACTACTGGGCGTACTGGATTGGCGAAGCCCCGCATGTCCAGCTCGACGACAGCTTCATCGCCACCAACGTCGGCCCCTGGCAGGGCGACAGGCTCCTCCAGCACCTCGTAGGCGGCCTCACCCCCGCCCACGGCTTCTTCGACCTCAACGTCCACACACTGTGGTCGCTGCTCACCGTCCGGCCGAACCTCCTGCGCAGCGGACCTCGCTTCTCTTGTGCACTGCGCGACCGTCTTCCCGTGATGTTGGATAGCCCAGAGATCTCGAGGCGGGCGCGCCGCGAGCTCGAGGGCATTCGATACGCCATTCGCCTCGCGGAGGCGTGA
- a CDS encoding recombinase family protein: MKTEELTPSGDAPRAFIYDRHATATTAILDIRLDRCRAYALSQGWDIAGVWLDLGDHALGHHRPQFHALCMAMQETHGPAICLIGDWDRLTRDRAHGAEMRDKVRLAGGHCETAEGETNRSKERASSFGSLNPAL, encoded by the coding sequence GTGAAGACCGAAGAGCTCACCCCGTCAGGGGACGCGCCTCGCGCGTTCATTTACGACCGACACGCGACGGCCACGACCGCAATCCTCGACATCCGTCTCGACCGCTGCCGCGCCTACGCCTTATCGCAAGGGTGGGACATCGCCGGAGTGTGGCTGGATCTCGGTGATCACGCACTCGGCCACCACCGGCCGCAGTTCCACGCTCTGTGCATGGCCATGCAGGAGACGCACGGCCCCGCGATCTGCCTGATCGGCGACTGGGACCGCCTCACGCGCGACCGAGCACACGGCGCCGAGATGCGCGACAAAGTGCGGCTCGCCGGCGGCCACTGTGAGACAGCGGAAGGCGAGACGAACCGTTCCAAGGAGCGGGCCTCGTCCTTCGGATCCTTGAACCCGGCGCTCTGA
- a CDS encoding class I SAM-dependent methyltransferase, whose amino-acid sequence MPVPHDIPAETELWDAYAKSAFDTEAEPSFCWTQYADHGPGPELLGSPESVLEIGCGTGRALAHLAQQGVKATGVDLSPRMAELAGERWAPLGVRIEHAEVLDWLATDQARYDAVYSIFGAAWFTDPSRLFPLVHERLAPGGAFVFSQPPAIPGAYGPQGMYKGGFAGKAMFTYRYSYKPAVWERHLLRAGFTTAEAQIVDAPHPGHIGTLVARARA is encoded by the coding sequence GTGCCCGTACCCCACGACATCCCCGCCGAGACCGAGCTCTGGGACGCCTACGCCAAGAGCGCCTTCGACACCGAGGCAGAGCCCTCATTCTGCTGGACCCAGTACGCCGACCACGGCCCGGGACCGGAACTCTTGGGCTCGCCCGAGTCCGTGCTGGAGATCGGCTGCGGCACCGGCCGCGCACTGGCCCACCTCGCCCAGCAGGGGGTGAAGGCCACGGGGGTGGATCTGTCGCCGCGAATGGCGGAGCTGGCAGGTGAACGCTGGGCGCCGCTCGGCGTGCGGATCGAGCACGCTGAGGTCCTCGACTGGCTCGCCACCGACCAGGCCCGGTACGACGCCGTGTACTCCATCTTCGGCGCGGCCTGGTTCACCGACCCCTCCCGACTCTTCCCACTGGTGCATGAACGTCTCGCGCCGGGCGGCGCATTCGTGTTCTCCCAACCGCCCGCGATCCCGGGCGCCTACGGACCGCAGGGCATGTACAAGGGCGGCTTCGCCGGGAAAGCCATGTTCACCTACCGATACAGCTACAAGCCGGCAGTGTGGGAACGGCACCTACTCCGAGCCGGGTTCACCACGGCAGAGGCCCAGATCGTAGACGCCCCCCACCCCGGGCACATCGGCACCCTCGTCGCCCGGGCGCGTGCCTGA
- a CDS encoding GNAT family N-acetyltransferase produces MTDRNLAGGELLTTRLSLRRPTEADIDAIFAIHSDPATCLHNSSDALARPEEAGELFRRWNDQWQSCGYGYWVVRRHDSALQLGFCGVKPMELNGMKVLNLFYRFATSAWGQGFASEAAIAVTSWASRHVPDLPLIARVRPANAASQRVAVRAGLTRAEHLDGTGYDGFDWIYAAKLPN; encoded by the coding sequence ATGACCGACCGGAACCTGGCAGGCGGAGAGCTGCTGACCACCCGACTGTCACTGCGGCGTCCGACCGAAGCCGACATCGATGCGATCTTCGCGATCCACAGTGACCCCGCAACCTGCCTGCACAACTCTTCCGACGCCCTCGCCCGGCCCGAAGAGGCCGGGGAGCTCTTTCGGCGCTGGAACGACCAATGGCAGAGCTGCGGATACGGGTACTGGGTTGTCCGACGCCACGACTCTGCCCTGCAACTGGGGTTCTGCGGGGTCAAGCCCATGGAACTGAATGGCATGAAGGTTCTCAACCTCTTCTACCGTTTCGCCACCTCAGCATGGGGCCAGGGCTTCGCCAGCGAGGCCGCGATCGCAGTCACCAGCTGGGCATCCCGGCACGTTCCCGACCTCCCGCTGATCGCTCGAGTCCGGCCGGCCAACGCTGCCTCCCAGCGCGTGGCGGTACGTGCTGGCCTGACCCGGGCAGAACACCTCGACGGCACCGGATACGACGGCTTCGATTGGATCTACGCAGCGAAGCTGCCGAACTGA
- a CDS encoding Lsr2 family DNA-binding protein, with protein MPERLRAQIEEVRQAARRPCPLPHPPEDLLAMGVTGNSDYLFWATQPWDVPDEWTIAVNEALRAPWFTYNGTVSEFLVDVLSANVRVPMFPSDLLDGGITFTPAQLRSTATAPASRTSVSTHVIREWARANGYDFPERGRIPVEIMQAWEQVNPC; from the coding sequence ATGCCGGAGCGGCTGCGTGCGCAGATTGAAGAAGTCCGGCAGGCCGCCCGTCGGCCCTGTCCGCTGCCGCACCCTCCTGAGGACCTCCTTGCCATGGGCGTCACCGGCAACAGCGACTACCTGTTCTGGGCAACCCAGCCTTGGGACGTCCCGGACGAATGGACCATTGCCGTCAACGAGGCGCTGCGTGCGCCCTGGTTCACCTACAACGGAACCGTGAGTGAGTTCCTCGTCGACGTGCTGAGCGCAAACGTGCGTGTCCCGATGTTCCCCTCAGACCTTCTCGACGGCGGCATCACTTTCACCCCGGCGCAACTCCGCAGCACCGCAACGGCCCCTGCCTCGCGGACATCCGTCAGCACCCACGTGATCCGAGAATGGGCCAGGGCCAACGGCTACGACTTTCCTGAGCGTGGACGTATACCGGTCGAGATCATGCAAGCCTGGGAACAGGTGAACCCTTGCTGA
- a CDS encoding IS630 family transposase, whose product MSASGDVPVSRRGPKLEPLLLSPDERVVLERWARRASSAQAVALRARIVLACDGADVPPIVVVARELHIAADTVRKWRRRFLAARLDGLVDEPRPGRPPTISVDQVEAVVVSTLEEIPKNATHWSRSSMADRSGLSKSTVGRIWRRFQLKPHLSDTFKLSTDPLFVEKVYDVVGLYFNPPEGAVVLSVDEKSQIQALDRSQPVLPMMPGMPERRTHDYVRNGLTTLFAAFDVATGEVITSLHRRHRAAEFKKFLIKIDKEVPEHLQVHLICDNYGTHKTPAIKTWLAKHPRFHLHFTPTGSSWINQVERWFGFLADQEIRRGAHKSVRSLEADIRAWVKQWNENPTPFTWTKTAEEILDSLARFCQRISGAGH is encoded by the coding sequence ATGAGTGCTTCTGGGGATGTGCCGGTGTCACGTCGTGGTCCGAAGTTGGAACCGTTGTTGTTGTCGCCTGATGAGCGTGTGGTGTTGGAGCGTTGGGCTCGTAGGGCGTCATCCGCGCAGGCGGTGGCCTTGCGGGCCCGCATCGTGTTGGCATGTGATGGTGCTGACGTGCCGCCGATTGTCGTGGTGGCACGCGAGTTACATATCGCGGCGGACACGGTCCGCAAGTGGCGTCGCCGGTTTTTGGCCGCACGGTTGGACGGGCTGGTGGATGAGCCTCGGCCGGGCCGGCCGCCCACCATCAGCGTGGACCAGGTGGAGGCGGTCGTGGTCAGCACGCTGGAGGAAATCCCGAAGAACGCCACTCACTGGTCGCGTTCGTCGATGGCGGACCGCAGTGGCTTGTCGAAGTCGACGGTGGGCCGGATCTGGCGCAGGTTCCAGCTCAAGCCGCATTTGAGCGACACGTTCAAGCTGTCGACCGATCCGCTGTTCGTGGAGAAGGTCTACGACGTGGTGGGGCTGTATTTCAACCCGCCCGAAGGAGCGGTGGTGCTGTCGGTGGACGAGAAGTCTCAGATCCAGGCCTTGGATCGCTCTCAGCCTGTGCTGCCGATGATGCCCGGCATGCCCGAGCGCCGCACTCACGATTACGTCCGCAACGGTCTGACCACCTTGTTCGCGGCCTTTGACGTCGCGACTGGCGAAGTCATCACCTCACTGCACCGTCGGCACCGGGCCGCGGAGTTCAAGAAGTTCCTCATCAAGATCGACAAAGAGGTCCCCGAGCACCTTCAGGTCCATCTGATCTGCGACAACTATGGCACCCACAAGACCCCGGCCATCAAGACGTGGCTGGCCAAACACCCGCGGTTCCACCTGCACTTCACGCCCACCGGTTCCTCCTGGATCAACCAGGTGGAGCGATGGTTCGGCTTCCTCGCAGACCAGGAGATCCGCCGCGGTGCCCACAAGAGTGTGCGCTCCCTGGAAGCCGACATCCGCGCCTGGGTCAAACAGTGGAACGAGAACCCGACCCCGTTCACTTGGACCAAGACAGCCGAAGAGATCCTCGATTCACTCGCCCGCTTCTGCCAACGGATCTCTGGCGCAGGGCACTAG
- a CDS encoding S8 family peptidase: protein MLPISATTSAGAQPTPPVESKASTSVFGPAGEAAAQSGPRTVTLITGDKAVVTPAAGGGAGTVSVSGPHGEPIAAKTARVGEDVYVYPESAAPYVSAGLLDKELFNVTQLVTDGYDDARVDRLPLIVTYASAGAARKQGAPKGSTRIRSLSSIDGAAIAEDRDKATEFWSAITSGVKVSALTPGRSLLASPAPQPTLAGGISKIWLDGKVEATLADSTAQIGAPAAWAGGNTGKGVDVAVLDSGIDDGHPDLVGQVAEATSFVQDPDPGGGDGPQGQATAETDAVDRQGHGTHVASTIAGTGAASGGKEKGVAPGVRLHVGKVLNDQGQGYQSWILAGMEWAARDAGAKVISMSLGGGASDGSDPLSQAVNHLSAETGALFTIAAGNSGPEAKTVATPGAADAALTVGAVDGDDKLAGFSSRGPRWGDSAVKPEITAPGVGILAALSRHAGGGGDYMKMSGTSMATPHVAGAAALLAAEHPDWTGQQLKDALVSTSKPTPDYTVFQAGAGRVDVAAATKATLFATGTVSLGEHAWPAEPGAKVNKTVTYTNTGNAPVALDLAVSSSKAPAGLFTLSQNKVTVPAHGTSRVTVTANVDKSAAGKGYDARIDASAAGTRLAHTAVGFATANQTFKLTVVPKDRAGQIYKNVGTLTGVSDQESHPYLSNWNIDFEDWNNPGVFTLELPAGTWSLAYWMQVQGGQGPQSRGRALLTAPQIELDRDMTVEFDATRARQIKLSTPRESETTALRVDYKRTFSGVSEQYWSFLPSRTENSIWAVPTPKVTDGTFEVRTRWRNEQPALKISAGVETYRDLLVRRGTKPLSKGSHRMAAVYVEQGAEADYKGRDVRGKAVVVDRNDTVPLSSQAATAAAAGAGLLLVVNDGPGRVEPLAFDIVAPLTIATLNYEEGRRLISQVTKAGRSLQVYSNPTTEYLYDVVGKYHNKIPTDLAYRPRTSDLAQVDMSFRNYRPAQATDFRYDVWAENDWWAVGWPELPGQGQGNRTDYVSPDVQYRESAMVIGETRVVAADKHYGAGSRTAQNWFSPIQRPRVSYGGSLLGRFSNFMTAWVSAGWGDAGSDREGFTSHPGVRASTSIYQGDTLLEQAPTYWATAVGLKPQRLPYRIVSEQSRGTWTSPYSTSTRTVWDFTSAAGAPHDMEPLPLVQLDYDVDTDVSGKAHRGASFTVKPAMPGQWPTAYTEQPPVAFQNVTLQLSYDDGATWHRTSLKRTSDGRGWRTELDAPKGAKFVTLKAGARDADGNAVEQTITRAFGLK, encoded by the coding sequence ATGCTGCCCATCTCGGCCACGACATCCGCAGGCGCGCAGCCCACGCCGCCGGTCGAAAGCAAGGCGTCGACCAGTGTGTTCGGCCCGGCTGGCGAGGCGGCGGCGCAGTCCGGCCCCCGTACCGTCACCCTGATCACCGGTGACAAGGCTGTGGTCACCCCCGCCGCCGGAGGCGGCGCCGGCACCGTGTCGGTGTCCGGCCCGCATGGTGAGCCGATCGCGGCGAAGACCGCCAGAGTCGGCGAAGACGTGTACGTGTATCCCGAGTCGGCCGCTCCGTATGTCTCCGCCGGGCTCCTCGACAAGGAGCTTTTCAACGTTACCCAGTTGGTGACCGACGGATACGACGACGCTCGGGTGGACCGGCTGCCGCTCATCGTCACCTACGCCAGCGCCGGTGCTGCCCGCAAGCAGGGCGCGCCGAAGGGATCGACGAGGATTCGCTCCCTTTCCAGCATCGACGGTGCTGCCATCGCCGAGGACCGCGACAAGGCGACCGAATTCTGGTCGGCGATCACCTCCGGCGTGAAGGTATCCGCGCTGACCCCCGGTCGCAGCCTCCTCGCCTCCCCCGCACCCCAGCCCACCCTGGCCGGCGGTATCTCCAAGATCTGGCTGGACGGCAAGGTCGAGGCGACCCTCGCCGACTCGACCGCGCAGATCGGGGCACCCGCGGCATGGGCCGGCGGTAACACCGGCAAGGGCGTGGACGTCGCCGTGCTGGACAGCGGTATCGACGACGGTCACCCCGACCTGGTCGGCCAGGTCGCCGAGGCGACCAGCTTCGTACAGGATCCAGACCCCGGCGGCGGTGATGGTCCCCAGGGACAGGCGACCGCCGAAACGGATGCCGTGGATCGCCAAGGACACGGCACCCACGTGGCTTCCACCATTGCAGGAACCGGCGCGGCCTCCGGCGGCAAGGAGAAGGGTGTCGCCCCTGGCGTTCGGCTGCACGTGGGCAAGGTTCTCAACGACCAAGGCCAGGGATACCAATCGTGGATCCTGGCCGGCATGGAGTGGGCCGCCCGGGACGCGGGCGCCAAGGTCATCAGCATGAGCCTGGGTGGGGGCGCATCCGACGGGTCCGACCCGCTGAGCCAGGCCGTCAACCACCTCAGTGCCGAGACCGGCGCGCTGTTCACCATCGCCGCGGGCAACTCGGGCCCGGAGGCGAAGACGGTCGCTACGCCCGGCGCCGCGGACGCGGCGCTGACCGTCGGTGCCGTGGACGGCGACGACAAGCTGGCCGGCTTCTCCAGCCGCGGCCCGCGCTGGGGTGACAGCGCGGTCAAGCCCGAGATCACCGCTCCGGGTGTCGGCATTCTCGCCGCCCTCTCGCGGCACGCCGGCGGAGGCGGTGACTATATGAAGATGAGCGGCACCTCGATGGCGACTCCGCATGTCGCCGGCGCTGCCGCGCTGCTGGCCGCCGAACACCCCGACTGGACCGGGCAGCAGCTGAAGGACGCCCTGGTCAGCACCTCCAAGCCGACCCCGGACTACACCGTCTTCCAGGCAGGGGCCGGCCGGGTCGACGTCGCGGCGGCAACCAAGGCCACGCTGTTCGCCACTGGCACGGTCTCTCTGGGCGAGCACGCCTGGCCCGCCGAGCCCGGCGCGAAAGTCAACAAGACGGTGACGTACACCAACACCGGCAATGCTCCGGTGGCATTGGACCTCGCGGTCTCGTCGTCGAAGGCCCCGGCCGGCCTGTTCACCCTGTCGCAGAACAAGGTCACCGTCCCGGCGCACGGCACCAGCAGGGTGACCGTGACCGCTAACGTCGACAAGTCAGCCGCCGGAAAGGGTTACGACGCACGTATCGACGCCTCGGCGGCGGGCACCCGTCTCGCCCACACTGCCGTCGGCTTCGCCACCGCCAACCAGACCTTCAAGCTCACGGTCGTACCCAAGGACCGGGCGGGCCAGATCTACAAGAACGTCGGAACCCTGACCGGGGTCTCCGACCAGGAATCCCACCCCTACCTGAGCAATTGGAATATCGACTTCGAGGACTGGAACAACCCCGGCGTCTTCACCCTTGAACTGCCGGCCGGCACCTGGTCGCTGGCCTACTGGATGCAGGTTCAGGGCGGTCAGGGTCCGCAGTCCCGCGGACGCGCCCTGCTCACGGCGCCGCAGATCGAACTCGACCGTGACATGACCGTCGAGTTCGATGCCACCAGGGCTCGCCAGATCAAGCTGTCGACGCCCCGGGAGTCCGAGACGACCGCGCTGAGGGTCGACTACAAGCGGACCTTCTCCGGCGTGAGCGAACAGTACTGGTCCTTCCTCCCGTCGCGCACGGAGAACAGCATCTGGGCAGTGCCGACGCCGAAGGTGACCGACGGAACCTTCGAAGTCCGCACCCGTTGGCGCAATGAGCAGCCCGCGCTGAAGATCTCCGCGGGTGTCGAGACCTACCGCGACCTGCTGGTGCGGCGCGGGACGAAGCCCCTGTCCAAGGGGTCGCACCGGATGGCGGCCGTGTACGTGGAACAGGGCGCCGAAGCGGACTACAAGGGGCGTGACGTCCGTGGCAAGGCCGTCGTGGTCGACCGCAACGACACGGTTCCGCTGTCCTCCCAGGCCGCGACCGCAGCTGCAGCCGGTGCCGGGCTGCTGCTCGTCGTCAACGACGGACCCGGCCGCGTGGAGCCGCTGGCCTTCGACATTGTCGCGCCGCTGACCATCGCGACGCTGAACTACGAGGAAGGCCGCCGCCTGATCTCCCAGGTCACCAAGGCTGGGAGGTCACTGCAGGTGTATTCCAACCCGACCACCGAGTACCTGTACGACGTGGTGGGCAAGTACCACAACAAGATCCCGACGGATCTCGCCTACCGCCCGCGTACCAGCGACCTCGCCCAGGTCGACATGTCCTTCCGCAACTATCGCCCAGCCCAGGCGACGGACTTCCGCTACGACGTGTGGGCGGAGAACGACTGGTGGGCCGTCGGATGGCCGGAGCTTCCGGGGCAGGGCCAAGGCAATCGCACCGACTACGTGTCCCCCGATGTGCAGTACCGGGAGAGCGCGATGGTCATCGGCGAGACCCGGGTCGTCGCCGCGGACAAGCACTACGGTGCGGGAAGCCGCACAGCGCAGAACTGGTTCTCCCCGATCCAGCGGCCGCGCGTCTCGTACGGCGGCTCGCTGCTCGGCCGCTTCAGCAACTTCATGACTGCGTGGGTCAGCGCCGGGTGGGGCGACGCGGGCTCCGACCGCGAGGGATTCACGAGCCACCCGGGCGTCCGGGCGAGCACCTCGATCTACCAGGGCGACACCCTGCTCGAGCAGGCGCCCACCTATTGGGCCACCGCGGTGGGACTGAAGCCGCAGCGACTTCCGTACCGGATCGTCTCGGAACAGTCCCGGGGCACCTGGACAAGCCCCTACTCCACCAGCACCCGGACGGTCTGGGACTTCACCTCGGCGGCGGGTGCGCCGCACGACATGGAGCCCCTGCCGCTGGTCCAGCTGGACTACGACGTCGACACGGACGTCTCGGGCAAGGCGCACCGCGGTGCAAGCTTCACCGTCAAGCCTGCCATGCCGGGCCAGTGGCCGACCGCGTACACGGAGCAGCCCCCGGTCGCCTTCCAGAACGTGACCCTGCAGTTGTCCTACGACGACGGCGCCACTTGGCATCGAACGTCCTTGAAGCGGACCTCCGACGGCCGCGGCTGGCGGACGGAGCTGGACGCCCCCAAGGGCGCCAAGTTCGTCACCCTGAAGGCAGGCGCTCGTGACGCCGACGGCAATGCCGTGGAGCAAACCATCACCCGGGCCTTCGGCCTGAAGTGA